One genomic segment of bacterium includes these proteins:
- a CDS encoding cyclase family protein: MTENNWGRWGDEDERGALNLLTPDVVKEASASITSGKVYPLGIPIQSQGVPIMDYRGTPMRLTLQNASDEGIYEAYGCHAGTGAHEDVLVFASHTTSHMDALCHVYGQNQHYNGFSKEAMKTHTGASRLGIEKVGAIAGRAILLDMVAHMGADKWLEAGTPISGADLAACADAQGTPVRAGDIVLIRTGYLDMWWSIEADPTAEQPFAQPGINNDGAEWLMAHDVVAVGSDNAAIEVIPFDENDFLTVHKILLVGAGIYMLEFLNFSEMAADGCYEGFMTVSPLNVTGATGSPINPVVIG; encoded by the coding sequence ATGACTGAGAACAATTGGGGAAGATGGGGCGACGAGGATGAGCGGGGGGCGCTGAACTTGCTCACCCCCGATGTTGTGAAAGAGGCCAGTGCCTCGATCACTTCCGGCAAGGTGTACCCGCTGGGCATTCCCATCCAGTCGCAGGGCGTTCCCATCATGGACTACCGGGGTACGCCCATGCGCCTCACCCTCCAGAATGCCTCCGACGAGGGCATCTACGAGGCCTACGGGTGCCACGCCGGCACCGGCGCCCACGAGGACGTGCTGGTGTTCGCCTCCCACACCACCAGCCACATGGACGCCCTGTGCCATGTGTACGGCCAAAACCAGCACTACAACGGCTTCTCCAAAGAGGCCATGAAGACCCACACCGGGGCCTCCCGGCTGGGCATTGAGAAGGTGGGCGCCATCGCCGGGCGGGCCATCCTGTTGGACATGGTGGCCCACATGGGTGCCGACAAGTGGCTGGAAGCGGGCACGCCGATCAGCGGGGCCGACCTAGCCGCCTGCGCCGACGCCCAGGGCACCCCGGTGCGAGCGGGCGACATCGTGTTGATCCGCACCGGCTACCTCGACATGTGGTGGTCGATTGAGGCCGACCCCACCGCCGAGCAGCCCTTCGCCCAGCCCGGCATCAACAACGACGGGGCCGAGTGGCTGATGGCCCACGACGTGGTGGCCGTAGGGTCCGACAACGCGGCCATCGAGGTCATCCCGTTCGACGAGAACGACTTCCTCACTGTCCACAAGATCCTGCTGGTGGGCGCGGGCATCTACATGCTGGAGTTTTTGAACTTTTCAGAGATGGCCGCCGACGGCTGCTACGAGGGCTTCATGACCGTGTCACCGCTGAACGTGACTGGAGCTACCGGCAGCCCCATCAACCCGGTGGTCATCGGCTAG
- a CDS encoding maleylpyruvate isomerase family mycothiol-dependent enzyme gives MSIDRAVYQQALRSDGEAIAAAGRRGIDAVVPSCPGWTVHKLLAHVGRVYRSVGRHVAERATEMIPADEIPRPPEGAAIVDWFEEGHQFVQEALDEADPNEAVWSWAGQNTMAFYFRRMAHETAVHRWDAEAAFGAPGPIDSDLGADGVSELFEVVLPFAVANWDMTLPDASLHLHRTDGEGEWLLVNDGGRIKMSFEHAKGDAAVRAGGTDLLLLVWERIGLNSPGVETFGDDAAARAWFALSR, from the coding sequence ATGAGCATCGACCGGGCCGTCTATCAGCAAGCTCTGCGATCCGACGGTGAGGCCATCGCCGCCGCCGGGCGGAGGGGCATCGACGCCGTCGTGCCGTCGTGTCCCGGCTGGACCGTACACAAGCTGCTGGCCCATGTGGGCCGGGTATACCGCTCGGTGGGGCGCCATGTGGCCGAGCGGGCCACCGAGATGATCCCCGCCGACGAGATTCCCCGTCCCCCCGAGGGCGCCGCCATCGTGGATTGGTTCGAGGAAGGCCACCAGTTCGTGCAGGAAGCACTCGATGAGGCCGATCCCAATGAAGCGGTGTGGAGCTGGGCCGGGCAGAACACCATGGCCTTCTATTTCCGCCGCATGGCCCATGAGACCGCGGTACACCGCTGGGACGCCGAGGCCGCCTTCGGAGCTCCCGGACCAATTGACTCCGACCTGGGGGCCGACGGCGTGAGTGAGCTGTTCGAAGTGGTTCTGCCGTTTGCGGTGGCCAACTGGGACATGACCCTGCCCGACGCCAGCTTGCATCTGCACCGCACCGACGGCGAAGGGGAATGGCTTCTGGTGAATGACGGGGGCCGCATCAAGATGAGCTTCGAGCACGCCAAGGGCGACGCCGCGGTGCGGGCCGGCGGCACCGATCTGCTGTTGCTGGTGTGGGAGCGCATCGGGCTCAACAGCCCCGGCGTGGAGACCTTCGGCGACGACGCCGCCGCCCGAGCCTGGTTCGCCCTGTCCCGCTAG
- a CDS encoding formate/nitrite transporter family protein, with translation MSEALTPEEIARKIKRAGIGKAQFDFTQTSILGIMAGAFIALGGVFALTIAVSPELGTGPARLLIGAGFSLGLFLVVVTGSELFTGNNLMVASFFSRRISGPELTRNWALAFVANLVGSLVIVFLLYFSRWWAQADYAFSVRTIQIANDKVNLSFGTAFVRGLLANMLVCLAVWMAVAGRSLVDKMIGILLPITAFVAAGFEHSIANMFFLPLGWLVSTDAEALAAAGLTADQVDRLNFGWVAHNLVAVTLGNIVGGALVGLTNWTVYLRRQ, from the coding sequence ATGTCAGAGGCCTTGACCCCCGAGGAGATTGCCCGAAAGATCAAGCGGGCCGGAATCGGCAAGGCCCAATTCGACTTCACCCAGACCTCCATCCTCGGCATCATGGCCGGGGCGTTCATCGCCCTGGGCGGGGTGTTCGCCCTCACCATCGCGGTCAGCCCGGAGCTGGGCACCGGGCCAGCCCGACTGCTCATCGGGGCGGGCTTCTCGCTGGGGCTGTTCTTGGTGGTGGTCACCGGATCGGAGCTGTTCACCGGCAACAACCTGATGGTGGCCAGCTTCTTCAGCCGCCGCATCAGCGGGCCGGAGCTCACCCGCAACTGGGCGCTGGCCTTCGTGGCCAACCTCGTCGGCTCGCTGGTGATCGTATTCCTGCTGTACTTCAGCCGGTGGTGGGCCCAGGCCGACTACGCCTTCTCGGTGCGGACCATCCAGATCGCCAACGACAAGGTGAACCTGTCGTTCGGCACTGCGTTCGTGCGGGGGCTGCTGGCCAACATGCTGGTGTGCCTGGCGGTGTGGATGGCGGTGGCCGGCCGCTCGCTGGTGGACAAGATGATCGGTATCCTCCTGCCCATCACCGCCTTCGTGGCCGCCGGCTTCGAGCACAGCATCGCCAACATGTTCTTCCTGCCCCTGGGCTGGCTGGTGTCCACCGACGCCGAAGCCCTGGCCGCCGCCGGCCTCACCGCCGATCAAGTCGACCGCCTCAACTTCGGTTGGGTGGCCCACAACCTCGTCGCCGTCACCCTCGGCAACATCGTCGGCGGTGCCCTCGTCGGCCTCACCAACTGGACCGTTTACCTAAGACGGCAGTAG